The genomic DNA CAAGCCGAACTCGCCGAAAGGGCCGGCGTCTCCCGTCAGACCATCGCCAATATCGAGCGCGGAAACTACTCGCCGTCCGTGCACCTCGCACTGGATATCTGCCGCGAACTTGGAAAAACCGTTGAAGAAATCTTTGGAGCTGAACAACATGATTAACGCCATTGCTAACTACTCCCTCAATGAAATCGAGCGCACAACTCGCGATGAATTCGAACGCGATACATGCCTCAAAGCATGCGCAATCGGCATGGCCCCGATCCCATTCCTCGAGCTCATCATCGCCGCAGTCCTTGCTTGGGTCCTCCCTGGCCAAATGAGTATGCTGTGCTTGCTCGCGCTCGCCCCATCCATCATCGGCAATTTCATCGGCACGGCTTGGATGCGCAAGCGGGTCGCTACCCCGCTAGTGAGCCGCAACTGGACGGCTATCGCCGTCTACCTCATCCCACTGATCGCCATGTTCGCTGGTATTGCGTATAATGCCTACGCGCCTGCCGACGGCCACAACCCCGTCGCTTACCTCATCGGCACCGCCGTCGGTGCCATCACCGTACTCATCCTCACCCCATTCATTCGTCGCCGTCAGCACCGCCGCGACCAGGCCCGCCTCGATGCCGAGCTAGAGGACTAAACACCTCCCAGCTCCCCTCACCTGCCCTTCGCGCTCACTGCGCAGGGCGGGTTCTCTCGTCTCGCCCTAGCCGTGAACGCGACGGTAGGTTCCTCCCCCTTGCCGCTCACCGAGATCAAGAAAAGGCCCCACCGTCGAGCGCTGGTGAGCGCGAAGGGCGATGGGGTGGGGCGAGGCTTGACACAGGGCCGGGCTAGGCGGGCTCAGTCTCCTCGACAACCTGCGGCGTCTTCGGCTTCGAGCGGAAAGTCCACAGCTTATTCAGAATGAAATTGATCGGCATTGCAACAATGATGGAAATGGCCGATGCCCAGTACACCTTTGTACGCAGACCGGTTGAATTATCCAGAATGTCTGAAGGCAAATGCAGCGGCGAAGTCGGGTTCATTAACAATGTCGCCACGACTTGGCTTACGAGGAAAGCTCCAATGCCAGCGAGCAGGAATGGGAAGAATCCACGCAGCCAAGACACTTTCGTGACTGAGCGGAAGGTCCACATTCGGTTGAGTTGGTAGTTCCAAGTGTTCGCGACCAAGAAGGCGATAGTCAGGAACACGTGATACCAGCGGATATGAAAGACGGAACCAAAGAGGTTCATAAATGGATCGTCCGCATCAATGCCGCCAGACCACCAAGTAATCTTTCTGCACAGGTAAACGACGAAAAGATTGACAACCGTACCGGAACCGCCGACGATGCCGAATTTGAGAAACTGCCCAAAATTGGACACAAAGCGCGCGACGCTGAGGTCTGCCATGGGCCGCCTTTCTAGCCAGTGAATCAATAACTACTCGATTGTAGTTCTTAAGCCCTGCGAACTGAAAAATTGACGCTCGGAATGTGATAGAGGATCTATAAAAGTTATAGCCTCGTGGAGGAGCGCGAGTGGAGTGCGGAAGTCATAGAGGTCAAGCTCACACGGGGTGGGATAGGTATCGTCGCCGAGCAGCGGGTGGCCGAGGTGATCGAGCAGCACCCGCAGCTGGTGGGTATGACCGGTACGCGGCCACATGGTCACTTCCCGGCCGGCGGCGCGCACATAGGTAGAAGTGAGCGTGCCATCGGAAGCAGCGAGCACTTGACGCGTCCCGCGGGGCTTGCGCATACGCAGGGCAATTTCCCGGTCCACATAAAGCGGCTGCTTGACGACGCCCCGATATCTCTTCACCGCGCTCCCCTCCAAAAAGATGCGCTGGTAAGCGGCGCGGGTATCGGGATTGCGGGAGCAAATGACAAGCCCGGCGGTCAGGCGGTCTAGGCGGTGCAGGGGCACGATATCGTCTTCACCGAAGTCCACGCGCAGGCGGGTTTGCAGAGTTTCGCGCTGGAGGCGACCGTTGGTGGTCGTAGGCAGAAAGTGCGGCTTATCGGCCACGATGAGGTCGCGGTCGGCGTGGACCACGGAGTAGTCGAAAGGAATCGGGCGCTCCGGCGGCACCGTGGGGTGGTACCACGCCGGCACGGGACGCGGAAGCGCGGCACCAGGCGGCAACACGGTGCCAGCCGGAAAGGGGGAGTCGCCGGCAAGTGCGGCGAAGTACTCCCCTTCCTCCGGCACGCGGCCACGCAGGACCGTTTTGCGCGGGGAGATACCCGCGCGGGCGGGTGGCCTTCCGGAATCAGGCACCGGCGAGGCGGTCAACGGCGGCATCGATGCGTTCATCGGTACCGTTGAGGCCGATGCGCACGTGCTTCTCACCGGCCGGGCCATAAAAATCACCGGGAGCGGCGAGGATGCCACGCTCGGCTAGCCAATCGATGGTTTCACGGCAGTTCTCGCCCCGGGTAGCCCAAAGGTACATGCCGGCATCGGAGTGGTCGATGGTAAAGCCGGCGTCGACAAGCGCGTGCATGAGCACCGCGCGCCGAGAGGCGTAGCGGTTGCGCTGAAGGGCCTCAGTGTCGTCGTCGTTTAGCGCGGCGACCATGGCGGCCTGGATGGGACCTGGAACGATGAGGCCGGCGTGCTTGCGCAGCTGGAGCAGCTCGGCGATGAGGTCATTATCGCCAGCGAAGAAGCCGGCGCGGTAGGAGGCCATGTTCGCGGTCTTGGACAGCGAATGCATAGCGATCAGGCCGGTGTTATCGCCATCGGTCACGCGCGGATCGAGGATAGAGACCGGCGGGTTATCGTCGTTCCAACCCAAGCTCATATAGCACTCATCGGAGGCGATAATGGCGCCGGTCTCCCGCGCCCACGCCACGATGCGGCGCAGTTCCTCCACGCCGATCACGCGGCCGGTGGGATTGGACGGAGAATTCAAAAAGACCAGGGAGGCATCCTGGAAATCGGAATCCGCGCGCAGCGGCGTGGCGCCGGCGAGCAGGGCGCCTACCTCGTAGGTGGGATAGGCCACCGACGGGAAGGCGACGGTCTCGCCGCGCATACCCAAAAGCGTAGGCAGCCAGGCGATAGCCTCCTTGGTGCCAACCACCGGCAATACGCGGTCGACCTGCATGTTATAGCGGCGCGTTAGCGCGGCGGCGATGGCCTCGCGCAGATCCGGGGTGCCGGCTGTCTGCGGGTAGCCAGGGTTCTGCGCGGCTGCGGTCAACGCGAGCTGCACGCCTGGGGATACAGGGTCAACGGGGTTGCCCACCGAGAGGTCAACGATTCCACCCGGGTGGGCCTGGGCCTTTTTCTTGGCGCCGGCCAGTGAATCCCAGGGGAAGTCTGGAAGCGTCTTTCCTAGCGGTGTGCGTGCCATGTCTTACTCCTGATTCTGTGGCGGAAGCGCGGCAATCATTGGAACGTCAAAGTCCTGTGGGCCGAGGGCCGCCGCGCCGCCTGGGGAACCCAGGTCATCGAAGAATGCCGCGTTGGCGTCGTTGTAGTCCAGCCACTCATCGGGAACGTCGTCCTCGTAGAAGATGGCCTCAACCGGGCATGCGGGCTCGCAGGCGCCGCAGTCCACGCACTCATCCGGATGGATGTAGAGCATGCGCTTGCCCTCGTAGATGCAATCAACAGGGCATTCTTCAACGCAGCTGCGGTCCATTACGTCAACGCAAGGCTGTGCGATCGTATAAGTCATGGAGATTCCTTGAAGCTTCCTGATTTCTCGGATTTGGGATGTTTAACAGTATGTCACTTCTGCTTGAAAAATGGCCAAACGCCGCCGCCTATCCCCGCCAAAAGCAGGAGCACGCTGAGAATATTATTGGCCAAGAGCATGTCTCCGGTCATCGGCACCATCAGCAGGAAGGCGAAAAAGCCCAAGCTCCATACGATAAGCGGGATGGCGCCGACCACCGGCGCGGAACTCCACAGGCGGGCAGTACGGGTGAGCACAGAATTAAACCACCACGCTAGCAGGATAGTGATGGGAAAAGCCACGCTCGCCCCATTGGATAGCGGAATGCGCGCGGTGAGGTAGATGACCTCGAGGAAGACCGACAGCAGCGCACCAATGGCCAGCCACACCAGTCCAGTTATCTGCTCGCCGCGGCTAAAATCCGTGCGCATTACAGTCCACCGAGCAGGTCATCGGCAGGCTCCCCCTGTCCGAGCTGGAAGTACTCGGCGCGCAATAGCGGCATGACCAACAGGTTAGACAGCCCATAGGCACCCGGCACCTGTTCCGGTTCGTGCAGGGCAGCCACGGCGGCCGTGGGGTTTGTGCGGGTGGTGGAGCCATCGGCCAACCAGATTTGGGAGGCGTGGGCGCGCATGGCGGCTCGCTTGGCGTCCAAGGCGGCGTCGGAAAGAGCGAGGATGACGTCCGCGCCCTTGTTGGTGAAATTGTCCAAGTACTCCTGGCCGGGCTTGCTCCACCCCGCCGGAGCATCGAGGGTGTCCAGGCCTGCGTAGTTGGCAGCGCGCTCAAAAATGCCGTACCAGATGCGCATGCTTGCCGAGGCCGCCTTCTTTACCGCCTTGTGCACCGCCACATGGTCCGGGTGGCCGTAACCGCCATCAGGCCCGTAGGTGAGGATGGCGTGGGGTCGGATGGCTTCGAGCTCCTCGCTGAGAAATTCGGCGGCCTCATCGATGCGGTTGACCAACGCACGGGGGTTATCGTGTGAGGGAGAACCCGCCATGCCAGAGTCGCGGAAATGCCCGAATCCACCCAGTTGAATGCCCTTGACGCCCAGTGCATCGAGGGCATTGGCCAATTCGCGGGCGCGGAAGCCTCCCAATTGATCATGATCAGCTAGGCCCTGGTAAGGCTCACCAATGACCTCGCCGTCCTCACCCAAGGTGAGCGTAATGACGGTAACCTCGGCGCCGCGAGCGGCCAAAGTCGCCAGCGTGCCACCCATGAAAAGCGTTTCATCATCCGGGTGGGCGTGCACCGCCACGACGCGGTAACCGGTTAAGTCTTTAGTCTTCATCTATCCTCCAGCGGGGCGCGGTGAAAAGACCATCGTCCCAATCATCGATGCTTTGGCCGGGGCCTACAATACCTTGCCCGAGCGCGTGGACTCGCGTCTCATCTACCAGCGGCACATAAAGCACTTCCTTGGAATTGACGTCACGAATGCGTCCGAGCGCTTCTTTAGGGCTCATGGTTCCGGATAGGATTTCCGCGCGTATTTCATCTGCATTGTCTGGGCAGATGCCGGAAAGATCCCCGGCCAACGGTTGCTTATCATCACAGCTGAAAATATTCGCCGCGGCCATCGAATTCAAAGAAATATCCTCCCAGGTCACTACCGCATCCACGTCGCCTTCTGGCAGGAGCTTGGAGGTAATCGTGGTCAGGCGCTCGGAGACTATCTCGGCATCAATCCCATGGGCCTCGAGGACGTCGTAGAGAGTATTAGCAGCGGCCAACGCCGTGGGGCTGGTGGGGTCCACCGCAAAGCGAATGGGTTTCTTGCTAGCGCGGGTGCGCAACGCGGTGAGATCGGCGTTCTTGCCCACTGGATTGTTTCCGGGCTTCAGATTGGAGGCCCGGCCGGTGGCTAGGCGGGCTACTTGGTCCGTATCAATCAGCGAGGCCAATCCACGGCGCTGCGATCTTTCTTCCATTGCTCCTTCAGCGGTGGACATATGTAGGCGCAGCTGTCGTGAGCGGGTAAGCGTCTTTTGGGAGACGTGCCCCAAAAGAGCCAATGCTTCCTCCGAGGTCTGACCTGGAGTAAAGTCCGCGAAACCGATTTGCCCGGAGCGCAGCATATTCAGCGCTTGGGTGCTATCGCGGACTTCCCGCAGCTGGATGACGTCCACTTGGGCTGGGTTTGCGCCCCAGAATCGGTCATTGCGATTCAGGGTAATGACTCCGCGGCCGCGGTCTACGCTATCGACGAGAAAACGCCCGGCCGAGGCCGGGATTTTATCGGCCAAGGCGGAGCCGAAATTATCGTCTTGCAGCAGATGCGAAGGCAGCAGATTATGGAAAAGCAGGTGCCAATCCTTGACCCGTTGGGAAAAATCCACCGTGACCTCGCGACCCCCATCGGAGGTATTGACGGCCGAAATTGCGTGGTAACCGGCGGGATCCCGCACGCCAGCCGTGGTGGTCATCTGCTTCCACAGATAGCTAAAGTCCGCACCGGAAATGGGTGTGCCATCGGACCACTGCGCCGGCGAGGCAATAACGTAGCGCACCCGCTGCGCCACGCCCTTGGGTGCCTTTACTTCGGAGGCGGATTCGAGGATATCGGCGTCCATACGTCCGTTGTGGAAGGCAGAGGGCAAAACCAGCTCGGCTATTTGGTCCACCAGCTCGGAATTATTGGCCACCAAATGCGGGTTGAGGCCCGCGCGCAGGGGATCCACGCCGACAGAAATGGTGGGGCGCTGCGCGGAATCGGTGTCTTGAGGTGCCTCTTCTTCCGGGGTTGCGGCAGTGGTGGATTGGTCTTCCTGCAGCGCGGAGTCATTGTCCTCCACCACTGGAGGTGGGCCGGGGTTGGCCGCGCAGGCGCTTAGAAAGGCGATGCTAACTGCACTGAGCATCGCCGCCATTACCGACGCCGTGCGCCATGTTTTAGCCGGATTCTTTTTCATCGCGCACTACTTTAGTCCTTCTACCCCGCCGAAACGAAGATTTTTGGCGCTAAACTCGTACCCACACTACTTCTTATAGGGAGGCCCCAATGCTTATTTGCCAAGAGATGTTCCTGCTATTGACCAAAGACAATGGCAAGAAGGAAGATTGGGTATCCAATAATGAAGCTGCTCTGCGCGCCACCGTGCTCGCTGACCTGTTATTGGGTGAGCACATCGAGCTTACCGGGAAGAAAAAGGTAGAGGCCACTGCGAAGCGCCCCGGACACCCCGTCTTGGCATGGGCTTGGGAGGAGCTGCAGCAACACAAGGTCACCAGCATGAAAAACCTATTGGAAGCCTCGTGGTTTACCCCAAGGGAGATAATCGCTTTGGACTTCCATGCGAATGGTCAGCTGGATGTAGAAAAGGCCAAGTGGTGGCAGTTGAGCGGCGACCGCTACATCATGACGGACCTGGAGCTGGAAAAGAAACTGCGCGAACGACTGGTTGCAATCCTGGAGGCGCGGCGGCCGGCCGAGGTCAATGACGTCATTATTCTCGATATCCTCCGCGAGGTCAGCGGTGCCTATACCCTGTTGAAAAACGATGCGGAGGGGATGAAGCGCCGCGAGATGCGGGCACGCATCCAAGAAATCAAGCAAGAGCTCGAATATGACAATGCCGCCACCTCTGCAGTCAAAGCCGTAGTGGAGGAGGCGGCAGCGCTAGCGGCGGTGGTTGCCACATCGGCGGCAATCACCACTACCTAGGGGCAAGCTATTTATTCATCTGCTTGGCACGGGCGGCGGCACGCTTACGGTCGGTAGCGGAAAGCTCCACCTTGCGCACGCGCAGGACGTCCGGGGCAACCTCGACACATTCGTCGTTGCCACAGAATTCCAATGCCTCTTCAAGGGAGAGGGTGTGTGCCTTAGCCAGGGTGACCGTGGCATCCGCAGTAGCGGAGCGCATATTGGTCAGTTTCTTTTCCTTGGTGATGTTGATGTCAATATCCTCATCGCGGTTATTGGCACCAACGACCATGCCCTCATAAGCCTCGGCGCCCGGCTCGACGAAGAAGTTGCCGCGGTCAGCCAGCTGCATCAGCGCATACTGAGTGATCTGGCCGGAACGGTCAGCCACGAGAGAGCCGGTCGGGCGGGACTTGATCTCGCCGGCCCATACATCCAGGCCGTCGGACATGGAGTTGGCAATGCCGGCACCACGTGTCTCGGTCATGAACTGGGTGCGGAAGCCAATGAGACCGCGAGCAGGAACGCGGAAGACCATGCGCACCCAGTCGCCCTCGCGAACGTCCATAGCCTGCATCTGACCCTTGCGGCCAGCCAACAGCTGGGTAATAGCGCCCTGGTGCTCGGACGGGGAGTCAATGGTGAGGATCTCGTATGGCTCGTAGGTCTTGCCGTCGATTTCCTTGGTCACAACCTGAGGCTTGCCGATGGTCAGCTCGAAGCCCTCGCGGCGCATGGACTCGATGAGCACGGATAGCGCCATCTCGCCGCGGCCCTGGACCTCCCAAGCATCGGGGCGCTCGGTAGGCAGCACGCGCAGGGACACGTTACCGATAAGCTCCTGCTCCAACCGGGCCTTGACCATACGCGCGGTAAGCTTATCGCCACCGCCCTGTCCTGCCATCGGGGAGGTATTGACGCCGATGGTCATGGAGATGGCCGGCTCGTCCACGGTGATGCGCGGCAGAGCCTCAGGGTTTTCCGGATCGGCGATGGTGTCACCAATCATGACATCGGAGATACCGGAAATGGCCACGATATCGCCGGCGATGGCCTCCTCCGCGGGCTGGCGCTCGAAGCCCACGGTGCGCAGCAGTTCGGCCACCTTAACGGTCTTGGTGTGCTGGTTGCCTTCCTCGTCGTAGTGAATCCAGGCAACCTGCTGGCCCTTCTTAATGCGGCCGGCGTAGATACGCAGCAGTGCGATACGGCCAAGGAAGTCGGAAGCGTCCAGGTTGGTGACGTGGGCCTGCAGCGGGGCGTCAACGGTCGCGGAAGGCTCAGGAAGGACGTTATAGATGACGTCGAAAAGAGGCTGCAGATCCTCGCCCTCTGGGACATTGCCATCGCCAGGGTTTTCAGTGGAAGCGATGCCTGCGCGACCGGAAGCATAAAGTACCGGCAGATCCAGCAGCTCCTCGGCGGCGGCTGCGGCTTCCTCATCTTCCAGGCCAGCGGCGATTTCCAGCAGCAGGTCCTGGGATTCGGAGACGACCTCGTCGATGCGGGCATCCGGGCGATCGGTCTTGTTCACGCAGATGATAACCGGCAGCTTGGCCTCTAGCGCCTTGGTAAGAACGAAGCGCGTCTGCGGCAGCGGGCCCTCGGAGGCATCCACGAGCAGAACCACGCCATCCACCATGGAAATGCCGCGCTCGACCTCGCCGCCGAAGTCGGCGTGGCCTGGGGTATCAATGACGTTAATGATGAGGTCCTGGCCGTCTTTGCCAAGGCCCTTGCGGTGGATGGCCGTATTCTTGGCCAGAATGGTAATGCCGCGCTCGCGCTCCTGGTCATTGGAGTCCATGACGCGGTCCGTGTGTTCACCGTGTTCACCAAAGGCGCCGGACTGCTCCAGCATGCCGTTGACCAAGGTGGTCTTGCCATGGTCAACGTGCGCGACAATGGCAACATTACGGAACTCGGTATTACTCACTAGTGGGGTTCTCCTTCGGAGGATCTACAGCGCTTGCGCGCGCGGAATTGATCTTGAACGAGCCCCCACGATACCCCCTTAAAGGGCCAAGTGCAGCATTGGGGATGGCTTTACCCCGTAACGCGTCGTATAGGGCGAGCGAAGAAACTTATAGATTTCGAAAGCACTTGACACTCCCGAAACCATCACTATCGTTACTGTAGGTAACATTGTTACAAATGTGACTAATGGGGTTTGACCACCCTTCCCGAGACCGCACCCAAGGAATTGATATCGTGAGCAACGCCCAAACCACCTGGCGCCTGTCCGGCCGCACCGGTTATATCGCCGCCGCTACGGCCGCGCTCATCGGACTCGCGTCCCCCCTCGTCGCCCCGGCTCAAGCCTCCGCCCCGGATCTTTCTTCCTTGGTGCAGCAGGCTTCTTCCCATAGCCCACTAGACGAGTTGGGCCGCCCGAACCAAGAAACCCAGGACCGCATCCGCGCCTTCGCGGCCCAACCTTGGATCCCGGAGGACGCCCGCAACGCCATCCTGTCTGGCCTCGCCTTCTTCGTCGGCGGCGGCGATGGCAAGGGAGGCGTGGCCATGCCAGAGGGCAATAACCCGAATTTCCGCCAGTTCTACTGGCCCACCGTCTCCGCCCACTGCATCGGCGGTACCAGCGACGCCATGGGCTCTGCTATCGCTATCCCCGGCCCCACCGAAATGCCAGCACCGGGAGCAAAGCCTGGCGAAACCGTATTCCTCTTCACCGCTCTCGGTACCCCACCGGCCGCGCGCGAACAGGGCGGAATGAATGTCCAGTGGTTCAACCTCGATACCCTGCGCAGCGGTGTTACCCCGCTCAATAACAACGGCATCAACAATGATGGCCCTACTACCTTGTCCGGCACCGCACAGACCGGCAAGGGCACGGTTGTAGCGCTGCTTAGCGGGTCTGTTAATACCGCAGAATCGCGCTGTAATTTCGCGCCCACCGCCGCCTTCCTTGAGGTGAAGTAGATGGCGGTAGATCTCCATCCGGTCAAGCGCGAGACCTTTAATACCGCGAACTATACGAATACCGATCCCAAGGGTTACCTGCGAGAAGTTGATACCTACACCGAAACCGACTTTGGCCTTTACATGGCCCGGGGCGCCGATCACCCGCGCTTTGGCTACTTAGAATCGTGGTTGCTGCCGGATCTCAATCTGCGCGCCAATATCTTCCACTTTCGCCCTGGCGTCGACGTTCGCCAAGATTTTTATATCGACGTTGCCGAAATCCTGCGCGATGGTGCAGTGTGGACCACCCGCGATCTTTACGCAGACCTCGTAGCCACGCACGGAGAGCCCATCTGCGTGCTCGACATCGATGAGCTATCGGCCGCAACTTCCGCAGGTTTAATTACCGCCGAAGATGCGGAGAAAGCGATCGATACCACACTTGCCGCAGTAGAAGGCATTACTCGCAGCGGCGACGATGCGATGGCTTGGTTGGCACACCAAGGGATAAACTTGTATTGGTCCGATAACATCACCCTAACCCCAGAAGGATAATTTATGGCTGGAGGCCTTTTTGCCCTGCTTGACGACGTCGCCCTGATCGCCCGCTCCGCTGCCTCTAGCGTTGACGATGTGGCCGCCCTTGCGGGTAAAACCTCCATGAAGTCCGCAGGTGTGGTGGTCGACGATGCCGCCGTAACCCCGCAATACGTCGAGGGCATTAAGCCGCAGCGTGAGCTGCCGATGATCTGGCGCATCACCAAGGGCTCGCTCATCAATAAGCTCGTCATCATCTTGCCCATCGCCATGATCCTCTCTTGGATCGCGCCGTGGGCGCTCACGCCCATCTTGATGTGCGGCGGCACCTATTTGTGTTTCGAGGGCGCGGAAAAAATCCTGCATCACCTTCTTCCCCACCGAGAGAAGGAAACTGAATCGGTCCAGGAAAAGGGCGCAGACGCCGAAGATAGCTTGGTCAAGTCCGCGATTACCACTGACCTCATCTTGTCATCTGAGATCATGGTTATCTCCTTAAACGAGGTAATCGACCAGCCGTTCTGGATGCGCCTGGGAGCCCTCATTTTCGTCGGCATCTTGCTGACCCTGGGTGTCTACGGCGCCGTGGGCCTGTTGGTCAAGATGGACGATATTGGCATGGCCCTCAATAAGCGCCACAATGGCAAGTCCACCGTGGGCAACGCCTTAGTCAAGGGCATGCCGATCTTTCTCGATATCATCGGCGTCATCGGTACCGCCGCCATGCTGTGGGTAGGCGGCCACATCGTAGTCAAGGGCCTGCACGAATTCGGCATGGATCAGCCGCATGAATTCATCGCGTCCGTGACCGAGAAGATCTCCAATGGCGCCCTGGCGTGGCTGGCAGATACCGGCATGTCCATGGTCTGCGGCCTAGTGCTTGGCGTAGTGGTTGCCACCATCGTGATGGCAGTCAAGGCCTCCTTTGGCAAGACCTCGGCCACCTCCGCCCAGCCGGCGGAGGCTTGAAACGCCGTAGCCCGGCTACATAAATAGCATCAGCGAAACCGCCATCACGGCCATGCCAGCAATCAAGCCGTAGATAGCGTGATGGTGCTCGCCGGTCTCCTCAGCGGTGGGCAATAGCTCATCCAGCGAGATAAAGACCATAATGCCGGCAATGGCGGCGAAACTAATACCCATCGTCGCCGGCCCAATGACCGGCATGAGAAGGCCGAAGCCGATGAGCGCGCCGAGCGGCTCGGCCAGTCCAGACAAGGTCGCCCACCAAAAGGCCTTCTTGCGGGAGCCAGTGGCCTCGCGCAGCGGAACAGCCACCGCAATACCTTCCGGGATATTGTGAATGGCGATGGCCACTGCCACCGGCACCGCAATTTCCTTAGATTCCAGGCCGGATAGGAAGGTGGCAAACCCCTCGGGGAAATTGTGCAGGCCCAGCGCGCAGGCGGTAAATACGCCGGTTTTCATTAGCTTCTTGCGGCGGGCTTCTTCGGCCGTGGTGGCCGGCTCATCGGGGTTAATCTCCTCCGG from Corynebacterium tuberculostearicum includes the following:
- a CDS encoding DUF808 domain-containing protein codes for the protein MAGGLFALLDDVALIARSAASSVDDVAALAGKTSMKSAGVVVDDAAVTPQYVEGIKPQRELPMIWRITKGSLINKLVIILPIAMILSWIAPWALTPILMCGGTYLCFEGAEKILHHLLPHREKETESVQEKGADAEDSLVKSAITTDLILSSEIMVISLNEVIDQPFWMRLGALIFVGILLTLGVYGAVGLLVKMDDIGMALNKRHNGKSTVGNALVKGMPIFLDIIGVIGTAAMLWVGGHIVVKGLHEFGMDQPHEFIASVTEKISNGALAWLADTGMSMVCGLVLGVVVATIVMAVKASFGKTSATSAQPAEA
- a CDS encoding DUF402 domain-containing protein, yielding MAVDLHPVKRETFNTANYTNTDPKGYLREVDTYTETDFGLYMARGADHPRFGYLESWLLPDLNLRANIFHFRPGVDVRQDFYIDVAEILRDGAVWTTRDLYADLVATHGEPICVLDIDELSAATSAGLITAEDAEKAIDTTLAAVEGITRSGDDAMAWLAHQGINLYWSDNITLTPEG
- the zupT gene encoding zinc transporter ZupT; translated protein: MTFSTFAFAFALVLLSGLSTSIGGALAVGRRQPGPAFMAAALGLSAGVMLYVSFMEILPEGIAQLSDALGEETTGTWAAVGAFFAGIAVIAIIDRLVPEEINPDEPATTAEEARRKKLMKTGVFTACALGLHNFPEGFATFLSGLESKEIAVPVAVAIAIHNIPEGIAVAVPLREATGSRKKAFWWATLSGLAEPLGALIGFGLLMPVIGPATMGISFAAIAGIMVFISLDELLPTAEETGEHHHAIYGLIAGMAVMAVSLMLFM